A genomic window from Flavobacterium johnsoniae includes:
- a CDS encoding uracil-DNA glycosylase, with translation MDVKMHSSWKPILNEEFEKPYFNTLIDFVKSEYATKVCYPKGNQIFSAFDHCHFDEVKVVIIGQDPYHGPNQANGLCFSVNDGIPFPPSLQNIFKEIHDDFNIPMPSSGNLERWADQGVFLLNATLTVRQSEAGSHQGKGWEKFTDEVIRQISAKKENVVFLLWGGFAQKKAALIDASKHYILKSGHPSPLSANRGFWFGNKHFSQTNEFLKSKGLKEIEW, from the coding sequence ATGGACGTAAAAATGCATTCTTCTTGGAAACCTATTTTGAATGAAGAGTTTGAAAAACCATATTTCAATACATTAATTGATTTCGTAAAGTCAGAGTACGCGACTAAAGTTTGTTATCCAAAAGGCAACCAGATTTTTTCAGCTTTTGATCATTGTCATTTTGACGAAGTGAAAGTTGTTATTATCGGGCAAGATCCTTATCATGGACCAAATCAGGCAAATGGTTTATGTTTTTCTGTAAATGACGGGATTCCATTTCCGCCTTCACTTCAAAATATATTTAAAGAAATTCATGATGATTTTAATATACCGATGCCTAGTAGTGGAAATTTAGAACGTTGGGCAGATCAAGGTGTTTTTCTTTTAAATGCAACTTTAACTGTTCGTCAATCTGAAGCAGGAAGCCATCAAGGAAAGGGGTGGGAAAAATTTACCGATGAAGTTATCAGACAGATTTCTGCTAAAAAAGAGAATGTTGTGTTTTTACTTTGGGGTGGCTTCGCTCAGAAGAAAGCTGCTTTGATTGATGCATCAAAACATTATATTTTAAAATCAGGACATCCTTCGCCTTTAAGTGCAAACAGAGGTTTTTGGTTTGGAAATAAACATTTTAGCCAAACTAATGAATTCTTGAAATCTAAAGGATTGAAAGAAATTGAGTGGTAA
- a CDS encoding DUF4258 domain-containing protein, with translation MKFVHRFAYYLIGLVMGCFVVAAIFSGKDTRCNYFPNARVLNNLRTKPFQYSEKAIQTLNEKWVDTADIKNTLTYGDVDFDKSNVPMNKGKLYIIEGKTVKNQEIILKVVNYENKAVLEEIIKK, from the coding sequence ATGAAGTTCGTACACCGTTTTGCATATTATTTAATTGGTCTTGTAATGGGATGTTTTGTCGTAGCAGCTATTTTTAGCGGAAAAGACACTCGTTGTAATTATTTTCCAAATGCCCGAGTTTTAAACAATCTAAGAACAAAACCTTTTCAATATTCTGAAAAAGCTATTCAGACTTTAAATGAAAAATGGGTTGATACCGCAGATATTAAAAACACATTAACTTACGGAGATGTTGATTTTGATAAAAGCAATGTTCCAATGAATAAAGGCAAACTTTATATTATTGAAGGAAAAACTGTAAAAAATCAAGAGATTATTCTAAAAGTGGTTAATTATGAAAATAAAGCTGTTTTAGAAGAAATTATTAAAAAATAA